The Thermocrinis albus DSM 14484 genome segment TGTCCAGTATAACATCCTTTATGGGACTCCATCCGTCCCTTGGCGCATATTTATTAAGCTCGTCCAAAACTACAAACACCTTAGGCTCGGGTGTGGATCTGCTTTCTTTCTCCTCAAAGAGTCTCTTGAGGACCGCACCCACTACGAACATCTGGGCTATGTGATGGAGGCCACTTATGTCAATGACACTCACCTTGGAGGACTCCCAGTCTATGGGACTAGATACCGTTCCCCTTACGAACCGCCCTATGTGCATGCTGGCTCTTGAAAAACGCCTTAGGAAAGCTCTGGCCGTCTGTAAAGAGGAATCACCGAACCATTCTCTGTAAATATCTTTGTTGCCCTTCTCAGATTCCTCTATGGCTTCTTTGAGAAGCTCCTCCAGTTTCTGGAGGGAGTCTATTTCTCTACCGTAAGAATCCGTAAGAACACCTAAACTTTTGGACCTTTGGGCCCGAATGTGAAGTTGGGTAGCTATCTTCTCCACCACATAAGGGACTTGAGATTTACCTTCCTCTTCCTCTGCAAACATGAAGCGGATAAGACCGTTTTCGGCAAAATCCAGCATACTCCAGTAGAAAGGTGTTACCCTATCATCGTAGCGTTCACAGTCAGGTTTGTAGGGATCGTTTTTGTGGGGAGGAACATAGAACCTCACGTCTGAGAAAGGTTCAGGCTCGAATCCCATCTTTCTGAGGGCATCTTCGTCTTCCGGTGATAGGTTCTTGTTCCTCTTATCTATCCACAGCAGGTCTTTACCTTTCACGTTAAAGATAATACCGTGCTTTCTTATATCACTTCCCTTCTTGAGAACAGAGTAGAGAAGAAAGAGGGCATAAGAGGTCTTGGTAGCAACACCTGACATACCCGATATACTCACATGAGCTCCTTCAACACCGTTTAAAAAGTGATAGTTGAGGTACACTATCTGTCCATTACGCGTAAGCCCAGCGGGTATGCGTACCTTCATCTGGTCATAGTAGAGGGCTCTCTCCAGTTCTTCGCCTTCTGCCAGATAAACGGGATCACCTGGCTGTGGGGGTACAAAGAACTCGGGTTCTACACGCGTCACACTCACCTTGGCCACGTAAGCCACGTTGGCAGGACAAGCTCCCTCCCGAAAAAGTCTGTCCTCGTAAACCATGCTGGGTCCTTCCAAAAACTT includes the following:
- a CDS encoding ATP-binding protein; this translates as MQIGLVLGTRPISPLEFWIGVDEGRVIELDQVVYAVTDLGDKEVKFYGIIQEVQKFLEGPSMVYEDRLFREGACPANVAYVAKVSVTRVEPEFFVPPQPGDPVYLAEGEELERALYYDQMKVRIPAGLTRNGQIVYLNYHFLNGVEGAHVSISGMSGVATKTSYALFLLYSVLKKGSDIRKHGIIFNVKGKDLLWIDKRNKNLSPEDEDALRKMGFEPEPFSDVRFYVPPHKNDPYKPDCERYDDRVTPFYWSMLDFAENGLIRFMFAEEEEGKSQVPYVVEKIATQLHIRAQRSKSLGVLTDSYGREIDSLQKLEELLKEAIEESEKGNKDIYREWFGDSSLQTARAFLRRFSRASMHIGRFVRGTVSSPIDWESSKVSVIDISGLHHIAQMFVVGAVLKRLFEEKESRSTPEPKVFVVLDELNKYAPRDGWSPIKDVILDIAERGRSLGVILIGAQQTASEIEKRVLANSAIKVVGRLDSSEVLSKEYEFLMGNFRQRALLLKKGSMILHQPDIPTPLMVRFPKPPWATRREEVKEEISVPEEFGNF